Within Bacteroidota bacterium, the genomic segment GAAGCGCAGGGAATGGGAAACTTTGTTCCACCAATTGAAAGCTATAAAACTCAATTTGATTTTTCGCCAATTGTAAAATCAAAAAATAATTCATTTCACTATTTACCTTACAATTTTGGAGGTAACGGAAGTAGTGGTTTTGAAATTGAAACCTTGCAAAAGGCTTTGCAATTATCTGATTTTAATAACAAACAATTAGAAATTTATTACAATGGCGAACGTGGTTTGACGGAATTTGTAATTAACTGCTTTGCTAAAGAAGGTAAGTATTGGAAAAACATAGGAAAATACACAACCGACTTTTTGATAATAAAGCGAACCGAAAAAGATAAAATTCACAAAGCCCTGCTTATTGAAACCAAAGGTGCTTTATATGCAGAAGACAAGGTTTTTCAGAAAAAGAAAAACTATGTGGAAACTGAGTTTTTAAAACTCAATCAAGAAAAATTCGGGTATCATCGTTTCGACTTCCTTTATTTGGAGGATAGTAAAAACATAGTAGCCAACATCACAAAATTGAACAATAAAATTAACAACTTTTTTAATGATTAAGATATGCCAGTAAAATACATCCCGTATTACCCGAACACGGTTGAAGGACAAGCCATTTTAGACAATATTACACGTAGTCAACGAGTTTTGCGTTACCGCGAAAACGACAAAGTTTACGACCGAATAAAACGGGGAATGCCCTATTACGAAGTAGAGCAATTGGAGACCGTTGGCGAACCATCTGAAAATTTGGTAATCCGTGGCGAATGTATTTCAGCTTGTGCTTACCTCAAAGAAAAAGGAATTAAAGTGGACTTGGTTTATATTGACCCACCTTTTGCTAGTGGTGCAGATTATGCTAAAAAGGTGTATTTGCGTAAAAACCCAAAACTTGCTGAAAAAGTAGCAGCAGCCGAACAAGAAATGGATATTGATGAACTCAAAGCATTTGAGGAAAAGATGTATGGCGATATTTGGCAAAAGGAAGATTACCTGAATTGGATGTATGAAAATCTGATGGCAATAAAAAGCGTGATGAGTGATACTGCAAGTATTTATTTACATCTTGATTGGCATATTTCACATTATGCAAAAATATTGATGGATGAGGTTTTTGGAGAGGATAATTTTGTTAATGAAATTATTTGGAGAAGAAAATTAGCAACTTCTTATGCTTCAAAACAATTTGGAATAACAAATGATACAATATTTTGGTACTGCATTGGTGATGAATATGTTTTTAATGCAGAGTATTCTTTAGAAGATGAAAATACCCAAAATTATCTTGCCGAAAGATTTGTTTATGATGATGGTGATGGTCGAAAATACATGAAATCACCTCTTGTTAACTCATTATTCCGTCCGAATCTAAAATATGTATTTAATGGCATAGAACCTCCTGAAAATGGTTGGTTATATAGCAAAACAAGAATGCAAGAGCTATTTAATAACAATGAACTTGTAATACCCGAAAATGGTACAGGTAGAATTTATCGAAAAATTTATGCGGATACATATCAAGGTCAACTAATTCAAAATTTATGGCTTGATATACCTATTGTAAACCCAATGGCAAAAGAACGATTGGATTATGCAACTCAAAAACCAGAAGCTTTATTACAACGAATCATAAAAGCCAGTAGCAATAAAAATATGATAATCGCAGATTTTTTTGGTGGCAGTGGAGTAACCGCAAAATCGGCAAACGACTTAGGCAGAAAATTTATTCATAACGATATTGGCATCAATAGTATACAAACCGTAAGAGATAGGCTAAAAGAAGCAAAGGCAAATTTTCAAATATTTGAAATTAAAGACGGTGTGAGTTTATTCCGTAATCCACAGCAAACAATGGATAAACTAGCAATACTTATTCCAGGCTTACAAAAAGGAGTAAAAGGAATTAGTAATTTTTGGTTTGGTGCCATTTCCAAGAGCAAAGAAGGAATTGTGCCTGTGTATGTTCCTAATTTGCTCAACACACAAGAAAAGGTTTTGGATATTCCAACAATTAATACCATCATTAATCAGGAATTGCAAAACTTAGAAGTGAATGCAAAAAAAGTAATCGTTTATTACATCGACATTGACGACCAAAAAGCATTAGAAAAATTCATAAAAGACAATAACGCCACCGAAATTGAAGTTGAACTAAAAGACCTTAAAAACCTGCTTCACGACGTAGTAATTGAAGATATTATTGAGTTTACGACCAGTGAAACCAAAGGTGTTTTTACAACCGAAATTACAAAATTGATAAGCGACCGATTAATTCAAAAAATTGGAGAGTTCAACCAAAAAGGGAATTTACAATCCGTAATCAAAGGCAAAAAATTTGAACCAATCAATATTAGCAACGAAGGATTAGAACTTATTGAGCTCATTGCCCTTGATTGTAAAAATACCGAAGGACAATGGCACAGCACAACCGAAATAAAGATTAACAAACTTGGCTATGTCATTAAAGACGGAGTTAAATCAAAAGAGTTTTGGGATGGTAAAATAGTAAGTGATACCAAACCGAAACGAATTAAAATAAGGAATATAAGTGGGGATGAAACGATAAGAGTCATTGAATAATGTCGAGAGGTTTACCATACAATGTAAAACAAAGCCTTGAAAAATCAAGAGATTCGGCATTGTTGGCTATTGAAACATACAATAAGCCAGCAATAAAGTTCCGTTCAGGAGGGTATATTGTGCTTATGGTAATTTCTTGGACTTCATTATTTCATGCCATATTTTTTAGAAAAAAAATAAAACCATTCAGAAGGGAGGAAGGTAGTAATCGCTTTAAAATCATAGAAAATGACTTCTGTTACTGGAACCTCAATGAATGTTTAAAGGAATATTTTAAATCTGATACTCAAAATCCCATTAAAAGCAATCTAGAGTTTTTCATTCCATTACGAAACAAGATTGAACACAAATCTTTGCCCGAAATAGATTCTGATTTATTTGCGGAATGTCAGGCTATGCTTCTTAATTATGATAAAATTCTTGAAAAGGAATTTGGTGTTGATTATTGCATACGTGAAAGTTTATCGTTTTCATTACAATTATTTCCATCTCCCCGTGGTCTTGTAGATGCTGTAAAATCAAACCCAGATGCAAAAAAGGTAAAGGATTTTATCAATCAATATCGTTCTTCACTTTCAACAGAAATTCTCGAGAGCGGTCAGTATTCTTTTAAAGCTTTTTTATTACAAGTTGTAAATCATAAATCTGCTGATTCATTACCAATACAATTTATTCGTTATGATGAATTATCAGAAGAAGAAAAAAGAAATGCTAACAGGATTGCAGCTCTAGTAAAAGTTAAAGAACGACCAGTTTCGGGTAAAGATTTATTAATGCCAGGTAAAGTTGTGGAAATTGTTCAACTTGGAATAGGTAATCCTAAAATAACCAAGAACAAAATGATTAAAAACAAATTCAATCATTATACACATACAAAATGTTGGAAAAAATATTCTGTAAGACCTGATAATGGTGATGCAACCCCTTCAAATACAAATACCAAATATTGTATTTATGATGAACCTTCGGGACAATATAGATATACAAAAGGTTGGACAGAGTTTCTGATTGAAAAAATGAAAATTGAGGATGAATATTGTGCTTTGTTCAAATAGACAAAGTTTTATATTCCTGCTCTATGGCTGGTCGCTATTTTATGCCAAAGCAGATTCAAGGCCAGCTATAGATTTTGTCTGCCTTAACGCCTAATCTGTAAATAATAAAACGAACGAAGAATCTATAAATCCTTCTCAGTTTTTAAGAAAATGTCCCAAAATTTTCAATTTAATTATCTAAAGAAAACCGGTTTTTGAGATTTCTGGCCCAAAAATTTTTATTTCACATACGGGATTATACCCAATTAATCACCCCCCCTAGAAACAACTATACTGAGGGGCGGTACGGCGGTAGCCCGGGTGGGGAGCCCATGGCCGGGGCGGAGGGAGGATGGTCACCGGGAAAAGTCGAAACTCAAACAGCAAATAATCCATATACCCCATTCCTGTAACCTACAATTAGTCTGTAAACCCAATAAATACAAGTCATCTACAAGGATGGTTTGCTGTTTGATTTGTATGGATGGAGATCCGGAACAATTTAGGCGAGATGGATCGCAGATCCTAAGACCAAAAAAAAGACCGTTTTTTTGATAGGAAAATGCAGGAAAGGGTAATTTGGATTATGGAGTTAAAGATTTGAACTAGGATTACCCCAAGATTTCATGTTTTTGTGCAGATTTTTTTACTTTCATTACCGTTCGAGTTGAGACTCCATTTACTTTACTTGTTTCACGAACGCTCAATCCTTTCTTTAATGACTTAACAACAGAAACACTTGTCTTTTTGTTTAAGAATTCCTTTTCGGATTCGTTTGTTCCACGAGGCCTACCAAGGACACCGCCATTCTGAACATATACCATGCGTCCAGTACTCGTCCTTTCTAAAATATTTTCCAATTCCATAGCATAAAGCGAACTCATGGTTGCACAAATGATCTTCCACACAGGATTCGGATTACCATCTGGACGAGATTGCAAACCAAGATTTCGGACTATTATGTTCACTCCTTTTGAGTCTAACCATTCGCAGACTGAAATACAATCCCCTACTGAACGACCTATGCGACTCAATTCTTCAATGTGAATTTCACTTACCTTATTATCTTCAACAAGCTTCACGAGTTCCTTTCCTTTGGGTCTTTCCCTAAATGGTATGGAGCCGCTTATTTTATCGAAAAGTACGAGGTCGTATTTATCTGTATCAGCATTGAATCTATTTCCACTCTGATTTATGGTTGAAACTCTATTGTATTTTATCTTCATATCGTGCTATATTTAATCCTAATATAAATGTAACACATTTATGCCATTCTGCCTAATATCCAGCTGGTTAATTTAAATTAAAAGTGCATTACTTTTTATTAAGATATTTTGTATCACACTTCAGGAAGTTAAACAGGATAAAAAATCTATCCTGATCCCGGAAGATCTATTTGTCGAAGATCAGTTTGCACATCGAATAGAATTGGGGTGTATTTCAAGTTGAAGGCTGTGCAATACTAGTTTCCACGAGAACCCGGGAAGGAGATCCATATCCACTTCAGGTTTTTTCAATAAACTTTTCGTATTCGACCACGATATGTGCTATCAAATTGGAAAAGCCAGACTGATTGACCATAGAAGGCCTATATCTAGAAAATCAAAAGAGGAAGGGATTATGGGGTATGTAGTGATTTTTTCTCCTCAGAAGTAATTGTTTTGAAGCAGTACCAGAATTCTATATTGAATAAGACAGGTGTAGATAAATGGGCTACTAAATATTATGATATTGTAAGTCAACCCAAGTCCGACGTATAACATGCTAGGGATATTATTTATAGAATTGTAGCCCTCCCTATAAATAGGACTATTTAAAGCTAGAAGATCGATTATTGCTATTACTCTTCGTAGTATTTTATTATTTCATTTTCTTGATAATCCAATTCATTATTATTAATAATCGCAATATAGTATTTCCCCAGCCTATCATTTTTATTCTCATCGTATTTAAAACACCAAGCGACAAGATAAATTATATCATTTTTCTTTTCTACTGATAATCTCACGAGTCCACAATACTCACAAATTCCACCTATTTCTAAAACCAAATTTTCATTTGATAGAAAATCCTCCATCTCTGGTTTAATAGCTTTATTAAATATTTCATTAATGTTAATATCGCTACCAGATAATAATCGATAATCCTTCATTACATCATGAACGTCGGTTGATTCAAGGTCACGATATAATAGTTGACTTGTACAAATATTACAATAATCTGCCATAATTTTTTTTAAATTGTATTACTAGAATTTCACTCTTATTAACTTCACGTAAAAATAATTCTTTATTTTCAGCTATTTCACTATTTGAGTGAAACCCGGAGGACTCTTATAGGGAATAGCTTCTATTTTATCATTACACATATCTGTATTCATGATTCCTTCATGAACTGTTTCTACAATGAAATTGTAGCCAACACTTGATTCAGCAATTTCAATCCCATCCCAAACATAACCAACTTCCTTAGTTTCTCTAAAGGTTTGACCATCATAGCAGAAGATTTTGAAACTGTTACCACAGCAATTTCCACCACATGCAGTAATAATCTCTACTAATATGTCTGTATAACCGTCATTATTGAAATCAGCCTCTTTCTTAATATATACGTCGCCAAGTAAATTTGAACTTTTAGAGTCAAAAACTAAGAGAGTATTAATTCAAAGTTAATTGATTTTTCTGATATTGTTTTTTTCTTGCATTTAAAGTTTTGTCTTTGACATTTTTTCGTTTTCTTAACTTACTTTCTGCCCTTCCATAATACACCTCTGCTGGTGTAAGATTTTGTATAGATTCATGATATCTTTCATAATTATAATACTTTACAAACCGGGAAGGAGATTCACATCCCGTCTTCAGATTTTTTCTTTTGCAATAAATATTCATCCACGATATGTGCCACCAAATACCCGAACACTGAACCATTTATTGAGGAGAATACGATTACTGGGTCTTCCTCTAAATCAATTCCCATTTTGTCTTCTAAATAATATTTAGCGAATTGAATCTTCTCTTCTGAAATCTCGTTCATATTGAAATGGTCTTCAAAATCGAAATACAATCGGTCTCTTTCATCGTTTTCATTTGATATGTCAGTGTTTCTATTGCTCATAATCTTCTTATTATTTTATAATGGTTATTTTGTTAAGTAATCTGCTAAGGCGAGCCTGACCACTTCGGATTTAGTGATTCGTTCCTTTTTTAACAGCTCAATCAAATTTTGATATTGCTGGACTGTAAGACGGATGCTCAGGTGTTTGGTTTTTTTCTTATTCTTCATATCCATATAAATATCTGATTGTGCTACAAAATCTCGATTTTTAATAAAAAATGTTCTTCTTTATCAAAGGGTTCACTTCTATTGATATAATTGACTGTTAAATTTTGTAACACATTGTCGAACAATACTTTAGTTATTGACAACACTAGCAGGATTTCATAATACTAATTGACACAATTAAATAACATTTACACCTAATTGTCTGCTACGATAAAAAACACGAATAAAAACCATATAAACATTATTAAAGGAGCAATTTGAGGATGATTTAAGAGATATTAATGTTAAATGAGGGTGTTGTTCTTCTGATTCCTTATCTTCTAACATAGTTCATTAAAATCAATTTTGGGAGGGCATTGTTGATGTTTGTTATCTTATAATTAAATAATTTCCTGGCTAAGATGGGAATAAGATTAATAATATATCCGGAACAAAACAATCTGATTTTTTTATTTTCTACTAGTCATATATATGCTAGTATTTTCTAGTATTATTTCTAGTATTTGTATTCTAGTATTCCTTTCTAGTATTCTTTTCTAGTACTTAGTGCTCTAGTAAAAAAGTGGCTTTTAGATTGTTGCGTTCGTCTAGTCCTTTAGTTATCACCAAAGGCTAGAACGAACTCTCAAAATATGTCTTTTGAGTTGCTCCCCCTAATCAACGCCGTGTGCTGGGGGCTGGAATCACCTGTCAAGCCGTTCGGTTGCTCGTCATCCTTACCTTAAATCCCTTTGTTCTCAGGTTGCTCTTTGGATGAGTCCCATTGTAGAGCGATTGAAAGAATTAACGCAACTGTCATACGTTTAACCGACCATTAATTCTTTATTTTGTTTGGCATTAGCCGTAATAATTGAGGTTTACCTCTGATGTAAAATATAAATAAAATATTCGAAAAAATCAACCCTTAACTAATAATAAATACATCATAATTGAAAAAAAACTGAATCTCATTAAAAAAACTGAATTATACCATCCATTCTAAAAACCGCGAATAACCAACTTCCTGTCGTACGATTTAAAGTTAAACCTTGCATTCCAACCTAAAATTTCAATACCAATAGAAATTCTGTTTTCATTGATATTCCTATTGTTTAGAGGTTTAGTAAAAAAATGTTTCAAAAATATTTGGAAATGAGTATGTCATTACATATCTTTGCCATAGTTTTGAAAAATAATCTATTATGAGTCGTAAAAAAACACAGACGAATGTTCCGGGAATTCTTGAAGGATTTGAGGAGTTAGAAAGATTAATTGCTGTACAAGATGGTTTTGTTTACAACAGGAAGCCCAAAAATGTTGCCATAGCATTTGACCATCTGCGATTACTTGCTGAAAAGTATAGAACGGCTTTGAATGAGATTGAAGAGGCTATTCTGAACTATAAACAGGAATGGATAATTGCTGAACCAACAGTTTACGTCGCCAGAACAAGGGATAAAAAGACGGATATCGAGTATTTCACAGCAAAGACCTTTTGGCCATTAGCTGGGGGCAAGAATAAAGAGGTTAAGATTTATCTTGGTAAAGCATCTGATTTTGGGGATGATACTTTGAATATAAAAGCGAAGGAGCTAGCCAAAAGTAAAATGAGTGAAACTCTTCTAAGAAGGAGGGATGAGGGAGATATATAATTTTTATTTAAAAACCATATCATTTTTATACTATGCCATATTACATTTTTAAAATAGAAGGGGAGATATTCGATATCGCTTTGAACATTGTTCAGAGGTGTCGGTCTTCAATTTTAACTATTCATCGAGTTCTATATTCCTGCCAAAGGGAGTGAGATTACAAGTCAAATGGCAAACGGAGGTCAATAAGCGAGTTCCTTAGGAATTCTGTTTTTTTTGACCCAAAACTATGTCATAACAGTGTGATGACATACACGGATTGAAATCAATCCTGACGGCCATTGGTATGTTTAAAAACTATGTCAAACAATCAATATAACATATAAATAAAAAGAAAATGAAAACAATAATTTTTGATACAGAACTGGACAAGGTTCAGTTACACCCATTAGTAAAAGAAGTTTATAAGAACAAAAACCTTGAGGGTTTAAAATTAACAATGAATGTCATCGGACAACTTGAAGCTGTCAAGGTGGTCGAACGTGATGAATTCTTGAACATCATAGATGGGGCAGGCAGATATTACGCAGCAAAAGAGTTGGGATTTAAGACCATCCGTGTGGAAGTGCTGGAATACACCGATGAGCAGATTAACGACCAATTAGTTCTGAGGAATTTTAGAACCAAAAGGTCATATAAAGAACTCTGCGACCATGCGGAACTCATTCTCGGTATTTTGGGAAAATCACAAGGTAAAAAACGTGAGACTATTGGTGATTTAACGCTTGGTAATGATGATTTCGCCCTTGCAGGTAAAGATAGGTTTGGGATTGCCTGTGAGATTATTGGATGTGATATCTCGGCAACCTCGCTTCGAAGAATTTTTGCCATTAGGGATTTTGAAGAGAATGGTGACGAGGAGGCCAAAGGGTTTAGGTTAATGGAACGGCTTGAGAGTGGGGAAATGTTGGTCAACCAAGCCTATGACAAGATGAAGGCCTACAAAGCCGATAAAGCTGAACAGGGAACCAACGCCCTTACTGAAGCTATGGATTATATAAAGGGCAATCATTTTGAACTATTTAACAAAACCAACGAAAATCTCTCCGATATTCCTGATAACAGTATTGATTGTGCTACGACATCCAACCCTTATTTCGGTCAAAGAAATTACCCTGACGGAACAAACCCCGAAGGTATGGTTCCACATGGACAAGAGGAGAATGTGGATGAGTATGTTAGGAATCAGGTTAAGGTTTTCAGTGGCGTTCGTCCTAAACTAAAGGAAACAGGAAGCCTCTTTGTGATAATGGCAGACTCATATAATGATGGTAAAAATTGCATGGCAATCTACAAGTTTGCCATTGAAATGATGAAGGATGGTTGGTTCTTTGTTGACGAGTGGATTTGGCGAAAAACCAACCAAAAACCCCAAACAGTAAAAGGCAGGCTTCTTCCAACCATTGAACGAATACTCCACTTTGTAAAAGACCCAAATAAATATTATTTCAGAGAGTTTAAGAACTGGCAACCTAATCAAGGGTTTGAAATTGTTAAGGGCAAGAAATCCCAATCAAGAAAAGAATCAGGCTGGTCGTTTAAAAGACCCCTCGAGCGATTCCGAAATTTCCTCGAAGAGCAGGATGTCAGGAAGATTATCGAAACAGCAGTCTTCAACTGGCAAGAGTTGAGTGAGATTGACCCTAAATTTAAGCACCTAGCTCCTTTCCCGAGTGTTATACCTCTTTTACCCATCCTGATGACCACAAAACCCGGTGAAACTGTTTTGGACATTTATAGTGGTTCAGGAACAACAACGGCGGTTGCAGTGGCTTTAGGCCGAAATGCAATTGGGTATGACACCGATACAAAATCACACAATTTTGCGGCTAAACGACTTCAACTTGTCGATGAGAACAGACCGGATATGGAACAGGTATTCGAATTTGAAAATGAATTTATGCTTGAACCCATAACTCACTGCACAATCAATAATTAACCAAAATCCGTGATAATATGAAAAACAAAAAAAACAGAAGTCCTTAGTTTACGAGCCAATAACCAATAACCAATAATCAGAAATAACTTATAATAATTTAAAACCGGGAACAGGGATACTGAACACTAATACTATGAAAATATTAACTCGCCAACAAAAAAGGGCTTTAATGAGACTAGTTGAAAAGAAAAGAAAAAATTGGAAAGTTCCAAAGTGGACTCCTATGAAGTTTGTAGAAAAACAAGTAGACCCCGCTAACCCCGAAGGCGATATCGGCATTTTTATAAATGATATTTATAATGTCAAAGCCAGAGTAATGATTGATGGAATGATTCACCTATCATTTCATAATAAAGATAATTCAACTGATATCCCTTGGACTCACAAGCAGCAAATCAAAAACGATATTTGCGGTGAAGATAGGGAAGCAATCGAAATATTTCCTGCCATGAGCCGAATTGTAGATACCTGTAACCAATTTCACTTGTGGGTCTATCCGGAGGGTTATATCATCCCAACAGGATTTCCCCAAGATACTAAATACAAATTCAAAAAATCCCAAAATAATTACACCAAAATCGCTACAAACCAGTGTTAACGCGGGTTTTATTTGGTATTCTAATTTTAATTATGTATATTTTTAACGCAAAATCGAAGATTAATTATGTTTAATAACAACAAATATTTAACAGTTTATATGCTTGGAGAGTATTTGCAAATCTCCAGGTCGCTTATCTATAAGAAAGTAAGTAAACAGTCCATTCCATATAAAAAGATTGGAAAAAGTACCCGATTTGATATAGAAGAAATTGATAGATGGGTGGCAAATGATTGCAAAAATGAATATGAATTACCAAAACTTCAAAAATTATAATTATGGCAGCTTTTAACTTGGTTTTAGATACCCGTGTACTGAAAAAGAAAAATCAATATAACCTCGCTATTCGAGTCAATATGGGTAGTGAACAAATGTATCTGAACATCGCAAAGATAACCCAAGAACAATACGATCACGTTTTTGAAAAGAAATCAATGGATAAAAATAGTGTTGAGTTTAGGCAGACATGCGCTCAACACTTGGCCAAGAGCGAACGTGTTTTTATAAACCTAAAACCATTTGATAAACAGGAATACAGAAGACAGTTTTTCAATAAAGAACCTGAACAAGTCAGCTCATTATTATTGAAAGATTTGTTCGAGAATTTCATATTGAAATCTGAAAATCTAAAGCCGGCCAGTAAGGCTCATAACAAATACAGCAGGTCGGTTTTTGAAACATTCAGTCCCGATATCTCAGTATTAAGTATTACACCCAATTACATCAATCGGTTTGTTAAAGAAAGATTGGATTCAGGGGTCAGTCAATGTGCAATTGATTCAAATCTGAGGGATTTGAGAAGAATAATCAATTACTTTTCAAATGAAGACAATATTATCCCAACCAGCTTCAAATATCCGTTTGGGAAAGGCGGATATAGTATTAGTAGCTATTATCCTCGAAAGTTGGTAATGACAAATGATGAGATTAAAAAGGTAGCTGAATTAAATGAGTTTGAATCGGTGCAGGAAGAATACGCCAGAGATATATGGTTATTTCTTTATAGATGTAACGGGATTAATTTTGCTGATTTATTGAGAATGCGCTGGGACAATATTCATAACAACTATATCGTGTTTTTTAGGAAAAAAACAGAGACGACGAGGAAGAATAACAAAAAAGAAATTATCGTCCCTGTAAGTCCTCTATTAAAGGAATTAATGGATAAAATAGGGGTGAAAGACAGTCCGTTTGTGCTGGGAAAGTTAAAGGAGGGATATTCAAATAGTATGTTTGAGAACAAGAGTAAAAAAATGAAAAAAATTATAAATAATAGCCTCAGTGAAATAGGGAAACGATTAGAAATATCAGTTCCGTTGATGGTAAAAACAGCTAGGGACTCATATGCTACCACATTAAGACGAGCCGGGGTATCGAAGGATGATATTGGCGAAATGCTGGGTCATTCCAATTCAATTGTGACCGAACATTACTTGGCGAGCATCGATATGGAATCAACTTTTGAAATTAATAAACATCTTTTTTAAGGAGATTGTTTACTAATATATAAATGCACAAGGTTTTGGGGAAATCCATAATGACAATCCATTTTCATTAGTAATCGTTACGTTTTAATTCATCTTATTTCATATATTTGAAAAAGGTACTACAA encodes:
- a CDS encoding site-specific DNA-methyltransferase, translated to MPVKYIPYYPNTVEGQAILDNITRSQRVLRYRENDKVYDRIKRGMPYYEVEQLETVGEPSENLVIRGECISACAYLKEKGIKVDLVYIDPPFASGADYAKKVYLRKNPKLAEKVAAAEQEMDIDELKAFEEKMYGDIWQKEDYLNWMYENLMAIKSVMSDTASIYLHLDWHISHYAKILMDEVFGEDNFVNEIIWRRKLATSYASKQFGITNDTIFWYCIGDEYVFNAEYSLEDENTQNYLAERFVYDDGDGRKYMKSPLVNSLFRPNLKYVFNGIEPPENGWLYSKTRMQELFNNNELVIPENGTGRIYRKIYADTYQGQLIQNLWLDIPIVNPMAKERLDYATQKPEALLQRIIKASSNKNMIIADFFGGSGVTAKSANDLGRKFIHNDIGINSIQTVRDRLKEAKANFQIFEIKDGVSLFRNPQQTMDKLAILIPGLQKGVKGISNFWFGAISKSKEGIVPVYVPNLLNTQEKVLDIPTINTIINQELQNLEVNAKKVIVYYIDIDDQKALEKFIKDNNATEIEVELKDLKNLLHDVVIEDIIEFTTSETKGVFTTEITKLISDRLIQKIGEFNQKGNLQSVIKGKKFEPINISNEGLELIELIALDCKNTEGQWHSTTEIKINKLGYVIKDGVKSKEFWDGKIVSDTKPKRIKIRNISGDETIRVIE
- a CDS encoding DUF3644 domain-containing protein, which produces MSRGLPYNVKQSLEKSRDSALLAIETYNKPAIKFRSGGYIVLMVISWTSLFHAIFFRKKIKPFRREEGSNRFKIIENDFCYWNLNECLKEYFKSDTQNPIKSNLEFFIPLRNKIEHKSLPEIDSDLFAECQAMLLNYDKILEKEFGVDYCIRESLSFSLQLFPSPRGLVDAVKSNPDAKKVKDFINQYRSSLSTEILESGQYSFKAFLLQVVNHKSADSLPIQFIRYDELSEEEKRNANRIAALVKVKERPVSGKDLLMPGKVVEIVQLGIGNPKITKNKMIKNKFNHYTHTKCWKKYSVRPDNGDATPSNTNTKYCIYDEPSGQYRYTKGWTEFLIEKMKIEDEYCALFK
- a CDS encoding recombinase family protein, producing the protein MKIKYNRVSTINQSGNRFNADTDKYDLVLFDKISGSIPFRERPKGKELVKLVEDNKVSEIHIEELSRIGRSVGDCISVCEWLDSKGVNIIVRNLGLQSRPDGNPNPVWKIICATMSSLYAMELENILERTSTGRMVYVQNGGVLGRPRGTNESEKEFLNKKTSVSVVKSLKKGLSVRETSKVNGVSTRTVMKVKKSAQKHEILG
- a CDS encoding ParB N-terminal domain-containing protein, yielding MKTIIFDTELDKVQLHPLVKEVYKNKNLEGLKLTMNVIGQLEAVKVVERDEFLNIIDGAGRYYAAKELGFKTIRVEVLEYTDEQINDQLVLRNFRTKRSYKELCDHAELILGILGKSQGKKRETIGDLTLGNDDFALAGKDRFGIACEIIGCDISATSLRRIFAIRDFEENGDEEAKGFRLMERLESGEMLVNQAYDKMKAYKADKAEQGTNALTEAMDYIKGNHFELFNKTNENLSDIPDNSIDCATTSNPYFGQRNYPDGTNPEGMVPHGQEENVDEYVRNQVKVFSGVRPKLKETGSLFVIMADSYNDGKNCMAIYKFAIEMMKDGWFFVDEWIWRKTNQKPQTVKGRLLPTIERILHFVKDPNKYYFREFKNWQPNQGFEIVKGKKSQSRKESGWSFKRPLERFRNFLEEQDVRKIIETAVFNWQELSEIDPKFKHLAPFPSVIPLLPILMTTKPGETVLDIYSGSGTTTAVAVALGRNAIGYDTDTKSHNFAAKRLQLVDENRPDMEQVFEFENEFMLEPITHCTINN
- a CDS encoding helix-turn-helix domain-containing protein, encoding MLGEYLQISRSLIYKKVSKQSIPYKKIGKSTRFDIEEIDRWVANDCKNEYELPKLQKL
- a CDS encoding tyrosine-type recombinase/integrase, yielding MAAFNLVLDTRVLKKKNQYNLAIRVNMGSEQMYLNIAKITQEQYDHVFEKKSMDKNSVEFRQTCAQHLAKSERVFINLKPFDKQEYRRQFFNKEPEQVSSLLLKDLFENFILKSENLKPASKAHNKYSRSVFETFSPDISVLSITPNYINRFVKERLDSGVSQCAIDSNLRDLRRIINYFSNEDNIIPTSFKYPFGKGGYSISSYYPRKLVMTNDEIKKVAELNEFESVQEEYARDIWLFLYRCNGINFADLLRMRWDNIHNNYIVFFRKKTETTRKNNKKEIIVPVSPLLKELMDKIGVKDSPFVLGKLKEGYSNSMFENKSKKMKKIINNSLSEIGKRLEISVPLMVKTARDSYATTLRRAGVSKDDIGEMLGHSNSIVTEHYLASIDMESTFEINKHLF